Proteins from one Tautonia marina genomic window:
- a CDS encoding CHAT domain-containing protein, translating into MTCSRPGQDGRPSSPAARTPPLALAMLLALLPGGFACAPGDAASRDRPENLVATNPRALAPPAGRSSAIKGLAWGGSPGDRRLGALFDDGRFAIYRPATGPAPESVGLVVPDRGPLTSLAISATDRAMTGDASGLVLWDTSQAMARPIDYVDCGAVGTLAVEPIGPHDLLAGLEDGRLLRFRPDRDRIGEPRAEARSSGRASGVRALTFLDSGRSIVALREDGQGERRPRQLNGPPEPIGPALAVTEVRDRIIRILGTLEDGPALDAIARDGTPLWRFPLPAEGVDLAPVLGGDGLIVCCEDRILLMRPPRDGPPMPAEVRGIPAEGITRVAVDPADPAGGRVALADAGGRLVVYDAEDLARSAAPISLDNAADLAFRPQRRAYHTRPFSDRIVSESSSISTSQRLTDRIAEARRLLDRLDLDTLRPLVRDLEADPALDRDASAEIATLAAAVRQETGWPDQAIRHPLSLARETFTLRDRLDREADLRLWSGSLLVPTFDGRSEAGNAVRIEEALAEFRQAAALFRQADPSLERQARIAEAMTAWGLLALGRSQAAQTAFLPVDQYARQDPVLRQAPEFDRISAALAVARRDWEAADLASHRLLRRLTPIPDDRTALAREAALERVGNLAALGRWTEAALVLDSARPNDPEWMLRRATIRRRAGLETAALEPLSPHDSADGPESAAMTHTRGRFAVASESTRAEGVGLLTQAAETHRRAGRSDLALEADLERAEALERLNRPGEAIELFARSARTLVTESGQTRTRGAARPIGLATGRAYRGLARCQLALGKPEHALGALDQAALVAWFERSGEARVRSAVMVAPPGGATAPRLEAARRTTLDPNRESAADSETEALVRQLEVRRAAEHRELALTDPTRPFDLSSLRLADREAILVVAGIGPESLVGFLIRPAQPVLVQPLPIRRSDLRRAARLWRAALGDSGRPDELERAALPDGLLALAPEPDLSLPPAPKGLAPSSAPSPGSELSNAVVGPFLEFLGGTDRLVVVPDDALAALPLEGLLVGSSSRDFPSVCYAPSLSLLRRSRVEPREDDPAGGSILVASPGDPVLGLAVRSAYGVEATRVEVTTDSTTLSGRLVDGKRSPQILHLSTIALLDPATSRLGEAELVLRSGDSVTTETEMPRLSGSEILGLNLNGSLILLWLEHQPKPSVAEPTAWRDLAACWLAAGAEAVIVSLWDPPADSAPLFAAELHGGLSRNLAPAEALDRARRTLAARPATADPVHWAGYVLYQAGPADR; encoded by the coding sequence ATGACATGCTCGCGGCCCGGCCAGGATGGCCGGCCTTCCTCTCCGGCGGCCCGGACGCCGCCCCTGGCTCTCGCGATGCTCCTGGCCCTTTTGCCGGGAGGATTCGCCTGCGCCCCGGGAGATGCCGCCTCGCGAGATCGCCCCGAGAACCTCGTCGCCACCAATCCCCGGGCGTTGGCCCCTCCGGCCGGCCGCTCCTCGGCCATCAAGGGTCTTGCTTGGGGAGGTTCGCCCGGTGATCGCCGGCTCGGGGCCCTCTTTGACGACGGTCGGTTTGCCATCTACCGACCGGCCACGGGACCGGCACCCGAGTCGGTCGGGCTGGTCGTCCCGGATCGAGGTCCGCTGACCAGCCTGGCAATCTCGGCGACCGACCGCGCCATGACCGGGGATGCTTCGGGGCTCGTCCTCTGGGACACCTCCCAGGCGATGGCCCGGCCCATCGATTACGTCGATTGCGGCGCCGTTGGAACACTCGCTGTGGAGCCGATCGGCCCGCACGACCTGCTCGCCGGACTCGAAGACGGCCGCCTCCTCCGATTCCGTCCCGATCGCGACCGAATCGGAGAACCCCGGGCTGAAGCCCGCTCCTCGGGGCGAGCGTCGGGAGTTCGGGCCTTGACCTTCCTCGACAGTGGCCGATCGATCGTGGCGCTCCGGGAAGACGGGCAAGGCGAGCGCAGACCCAGGCAACTCAACGGGCCTCCTGAACCGATTGGCCCCGCCTTGGCCGTGACTGAGGTTCGGGATCGTATCATCCGCATCCTTGGCACTCTCGAGGACGGCCCGGCTCTCGACGCGATCGCACGTGATGGAACCCCCTTATGGCGGTTTCCGCTCCCGGCCGAGGGGGTCGACCTTGCCCCCGTCCTCGGTGGAGACGGGCTTATTGTCTGCTGTGAAGACCGGATCTTGCTGATGCGTCCCCCCCGAGATGGCCCTCCCATGCCGGCGGAGGTCCGGGGAATCCCCGCCGAAGGAATCACCCGGGTGGCCGTCGATCCTGCCGATCCCGCCGGCGGTCGCGTCGCGCTGGCCGATGCCGGGGGCCGACTCGTCGTTTACGATGCCGAGGATCTTGCCCGATCCGCCGCGCCGATCTCTCTGGACAACGCCGCCGATCTTGCCTTTCGCCCCCAACGTCGCGCCTACCACACCCGACCATTCTCTGATCGAATCGTCTCAGAGTCCTCGTCAATCTCGACCTCCCAACGACTCACCGATCGGATTGCCGAGGCCCGTCGTCTGCTCGACCGCCTCGATCTGGACACCTTGCGTCCTCTTGTGAGAGATCTGGAAGCCGACCCGGCCCTTGATCGTGACGCTTCTGCCGAGATCGCCACCCTGGCCGCCGCCGTTCGCCAGGAAACCGGCTGGCCCGATCAGGCCATTCGGCATCCCCTTAGCCTCGCCCGCGAAACCTTCACACTCCGAGACCGCCTCGACCGGGAAGCCGATCTGAGACTCTGGTCCGGCTCCTTGCTGGTTCCGACCTTCGACGGCCGAAGCGAGGCGGGGAATGCCGTTCGGATTGAGGAAGCCCTGGCCGAGTTCCGCCAAGCCGCCGCCCTGTTTCGCCAGGCCGACCCGAGCCTGGAACGACAGGCCCGGATCGCCGAGGCCATGACCGCCTGGGGACTTCTCGCCCTTGGACGCTCGCAAGCAGCCCAGACGGCCTTCCTTCCGGTCGACCAGTATGCCAGGCAAGATCCTGTTCTTCGCCAGGCTCCCGAGTTTGACCGAATTTCCGCGGCGCTCGCCGTGGCCCGACGCGACTGGGAAGCAGCCGATCTGGCCAGCCATCGACTCCTCAGACGACTCACCCCGATCCCGGACGACCGAACCGCCCTGGCTCGAGAAGCCGCCCTGGAACGAGTCGGAAACCTGGCAGCCCTGGGACGCTGGACCGAGGCCGCGCTTGTGCTGGATTCGGCTCGTCCGAACGACCCCGAGTGGATGCTCCGCCGCGCGACCATCCGTCGCCGTGCGGGCCTTGAAACCGCGGCGCTGGAGCCGTTATCACCCCACGACTCGGCCGATGGGCCGGAATCGGCAGCGATGACCCACACCCGAGGACGCTTCGCGGTCGCCTCGGAATCGACTCGGGCCGAAGGTGTCGGACTGCTCACTCAGGCGGCAGAGACCCATCGAAGGGCCGGTCGATCCGACCTGGCACTGGAGGCGGATCTGGAGCGTGCCGAGGCGCTGGAACGGCTCAATCGGCCCGGCGAAGCCATCGAGTTGTTCGCTCGGTCCGCCCGAACCCTCGTGACCGAATCTGGCCAGACGCGCACAAGAGGGGCAGCCCGACCGATCGGCCTCGCCACCGGCAGGGCGTATCGGGGCCTCGCCCGCTGCCAACTCGCCCTGGGCAAGCCGGAACACGCCCTCGGAGCCCTCGATCAGGCAGCGCTTGTTGCCTGGTTTGAGCGATCGGGAGAAGCGCGAGTCCGATCCGCTGTCATGGTTGCTCCTCCGGGAGGGGCAACGGCTCCTCGCCTTGAAGCCGCCCGCCGCACAACCCTCGACCCGAATCGGGAGTCGGCGGCTGATTCGGAGACCGAGGCCCTGGTCCGTCAGCTTGAGGTACGACGCGCCGCGGAACATCGGGAACTGGCCCTGACCGATCCGACGCGTCCCTTCGATCTCTCGTCGCTCCGTCTGGCCGACCGCGAAGCGATTCTGGTCGTCGCGGGAATCGGCCCAGAGTCCCTTGTCGGTTTCCTGATTCGACCTGCTCAGCCGGTTCTGGTCCAACCCCTTCCGATCCGACGGTCAGACCTACGACGAGCCGCCCGACTCTGGCGAGCCGCTCTGGGAGACTCGGGCCGCCCCGACGAGCTAGAACGGGCCGCCCTGCCGGATGGTCTGCTGGCCCTCGCCCCCGAGCCGGACCTCTCCCTGCCTCCTGCTCCAAAAGGGCTTGCCCCATCGTCGGCTCCCTCCCCTGGATCGGAGTTGAGCAACGCCGTGGTCGGTCCGTTCCTCGAATTCCTTGGGGGCACTGACCGACTCGTGGTCGTGCCTGATGATGCGTTGGCCGCTCTGCCGCTCGAAGGGCTTTTGGTCGGGAGTTCCTCACGAGACTTCCCTAGCGTTTGCTATGCACCGAGCCTCTCCTTGCTTCGTCGATCACGGGTGGAACCCCGCGAAGACGACCCGGCCGGCGGATCGATCCTGGTTGCCTCTCCGGGCGATCCGGTCCTCGGGCTGGCTGTTCGATCGGCGTACGGGGTCGAGGCAACCCGAGTCGAGGTGACGACCGATTCGACAACGCTCTCTGGTCGGCTGGTCGATGGGAAACGGAGTCCTCAGATTCTCCATCTCTCAACGATCGCCCTGCTCGATCCGGCGACCTCTCGTCTCGGAGAGGCGGAACTGGTGCTTCGCTCGGGCGACTCGGTCACAACCGAAACGGAAATGCCCCGGCTCTCGGGTTCCGAGATTCTTGGTCTGAATCTGAACGGATCGCTCATCCTGCTCTGGTTGGAGCATCAGCCGAAACCCTCGGTTGCCGAACCAACCGCCTGGCGAGACCTTGCCGCCTGCTGGCTGGCCGCTGGGGCCGAGGCCGTCATCGTGAGTCTCTGGGATCCGCCGGCCGACTCCGCTCCGCTTTTCGCCGCCGAACTGCATGGCGGCCTTTCGAGGAACCTCGCTCCGGCCGAAGCCCTTGACCGGGCTCGCCGAACTCTGGCTGCTCGACCCGCAACGGCTGATCCGGTTCACTGGGCCGGGTACGTTCTTTACCAGGCAGGTCCTGCGGATCGGTAA
- the rnd gene encoding ribonuclease D gives MPGRHLEPLISTDAELAGLIAHLRDQGRFAFDTEFVSEETFEPVLCLVQIATTERLIAVDPLARGLNLDPLWELVLDPSVEVVMHAAGEDLRICRLRTGRLPDRVFDTQVAAGLAGFGYPMSLTNLVNQSLGIVLAGSETRTDWRRRPLSEAQVQYALDDVAHLLDVADHLLDRLERRDRLSWAEDEFSAFLESVRRRVEEDRWRRLPGAGGLNRRSLEIARRLYDWRIEEARASNRPIRQIMRDDLIVGIARRQPKSRRDLEALRDFNRPALISRARELLDVIAEALAVPEDRLPEPGERPDDLPGLSMLTSLLNATMSHCAAHHQISTGLVGSTNDLKALIRWHLDGQPEGREPALLQGWRAEVCGRSLLDVLSGRLALRIDDLGSEVPVALEPVVSHPSLESNSPDGSP, from the coding sequence ATGCCGGGACGTCACCTCGAACCCTTGATCTCCACCGACGCCGAACTGGCCGGACTCATCGCTCATCTCCGCGATCAGGGCCGATTCGCCTTCGATACCGAATTCGTCTCGGAGGAAACCTTCGAGCCGGTGCTTTGCCTCGTGCAAATCGCCACGACCGAGCGATTGATCGCGGTCGATCCCCTGGCGCGCGGCCTCAATCTCGATCCGCTCTGGGAACTCGTCCTCGATCCCTCGGTCGAGGTGGTGATGCACGCCGCGGGCGAGGATCTTCGCATCTGCCGACTGCGCACCGGCCGCCTGCCTGATCGTGTCTTCGACACACAGGTCGCCGCCGGATTGGCCGGGTTTGGCTACCCCATGTCGTTGACGAACCTGGTCAATCAATCGCTCGGCATCGTGCTCGCAGGCAGCGAGACACGCACCGACTGGCGACGCCGCCCCTTAAGCGAGGCCCAGGTCCAGTACGCCCTCGATGATGTCGCCCACCTGCTCGATGTGGCCGACCATTTGCTCGATCGGCTCGAACGGCGCGACCGACTCTCCTGGGCCGAGGATGAGTTCAGCGCCTTCCTCGAATCGGTTCGCCGACGAGTGGAGGAGGATCGTTGGCGTCGGCTCCCCGGCGCGGGTGGCCTGAATCGCCGCTCCCTGGAGATCGCCCGCCGCCTCTACGACTGGCGCATCGAAGAAGCCCGCGCGAGCAATCGTCCCATTCGCCAGATCATGCGCGACGACCTGATCGTCGGCATCGCCCGCCGTCAGCCGAAGTCTCGCCGAGACCTCGAAGCCCTGCGCGACTTCAACCGCCCGGCCTTGATTTCCCGAGCCCGAGAGTTGCTCGACGTGATCGCCGAGGCCCTGGCCGTTCCCGAAGATCGCCTGCCCGAGCCGGGAGAACGCCCCGACGACCTGCCCGGTCTGTCGATGCTCACCTCCTTGCTCAACGCGACGATGTCCCATTGCGCCGCCCACCATCAGATCTCGACGGGCCTGGTCGGATCAACCAACGACCTGAAAGCCCTGATTCGCTGGCACCTTGACGGCCAGCCTGAGGGCCGCGAACCGGCTCTCTTGCAAGGCTGGCGCGCCGAGGTCTGCGGACGATCGCTCCTTGATGTCCTTTCCGGCCGCCTGGCCTTGCGCATCGATGATCTCGGCTCCGAAGTCCCGGTGGCTCTGGAGCCGGTCGTCTCCCACCCGTCCCTTGAATCGAACTCGCCCGACGGATCGCCATGA
- a CDS encoding sugar phosphate isomerase/epimerase family protein, with amino-acid sequence MNRIISCFTNCYGPSGVRTAAEKIRDAGINHLELALRGHNFGGLVIPEDVVVTEKADDATASEFCDLLNRLGVKISGCNVGGGDMRTDEGTALTERRIRFARKWFNVDIVVSGASQPTTPEERRAVVENLRKVGDVAQELGMVIALETHKGPTQNADEMLTLMFEVHHPAVRLNYDTGNILYYNPGADVYEQLDRVKDYVRNVHLKDSRGQPEDWYFPAVGDGGAIDFRRIREQLDAIGYTGPYTIEIEGIGGEPEPGLDERHNRIKRSVDHLRACGYFD; translated from the coding sequence ATGAATCGCATCATCAGTTGCTTCACCAATTGCTACGGCCCCTCCGGTGTCCGCACCGCGGCCGAGAAAATCCGGGATGCCGGCATCAATCACCTGGAACTCGCGCTGCGCGGTCACAACTTCGGCGGCCTGGTCATTCCTGAGGATGTCGTCGTGACCGAGAAGGCTGACGACGCCACCGCCTCGGAGTTTTGCGACCTCTTGAACCGGCTCGGCGTCAAAATCAGCGGCTGCAACGTCGGCGGAGGCGATATGCGCACCGACGAAGGAACCGCCCTGACCGAGCGCCGGATCCGGTTCGCTCGCAAATGGTTCAACGTCGATATCGTCGTTTCCGGCGCCAGCCAGCCGACCACCCCCGAAGAACGCCGGGCCGTTGTCGAAAACCTCCGCAAGGTCGGCGACGTCGCCCAGGAACTCGGCATGGTCATCGCGCTCGAAACCCATAAAGGGCCGACCCAGAACGCCGACGAGATGCTCACCTTGATGTTCGAGGTCCATCACCCCGCCGTTCGCCTGAACTACGACACCGGCAACATCCTCTATTACAACCCCGGCGCCGATGTTTACGAACAGCTTGACCGCGTCAAGGATTACGTCCGGAACGTGCATTTGAAGGACTCTCGAGGTCAGCCCGAAGACTGGTACTTCCCCGCCGTCGGCGATGGCGGCGCCATCGACTTCCGACGCATCCGGGAACAGCTCGACGCCATCGGCTACACCGGCCCCTACACGATCGAGATCGAGGGAATCGGTGGAGAACCGGAGCCTGGCCTCGACGAGCGGCACAACCGGATCAAGCGGAGTGTCGATCACCTGAGAGCGTGCGGCTACTTCGATTGA
- a CDS encoding serine/threonine-protein kinase gives MPHDRMPTSTASPQLSKMNYEVVRTLGTGAGSTILLIRDSATSRRYALKVVRRQGPDDDIYVNQAMQEFHVARMINHPNILKVYDCRVRKSWFRTTGVELLMEYVDGFVLDDVPSLPIPKLVAVFRRVADAMAHMHRRGVYHGDLKPGNLMISKSGEVKVIDFGTAWIRGEDKARVQGTPYYMAPEQASDRIVDEKTDLYNFGATMYRMFTGEYANLGIPGLDNGRLNRARMKTPAALVAEIPKSLSDLIMQCIAPKPDRRPSGMAEVRDRLDEIAAELGSEADDLTDSDVLD, from the coding sequence ATGCCCCACGATCGCATGCCGACCTCGACCGCCTCTCCCCAGCTCTCGAAAATGAACTACGAGGTGGTCCGAACCCTCGGGACCGGCGCGGGCAGCACCATTCTGCTGATCCGAGACTCCGCCACCAGTCGTCGCTATGCGCTGAAGGTCGTCCGACGCCAGGGTCCGGACGACGATATTTATGTCAATCAGGCGATGCAGGAGTTCCACGTCGCCCGGATGATCAACCATCCGAACATTTTGAAGGTGTACGACTGTCGGGTCCGAAAATCGTGGTTCCGCACCACGGGCGTCGAGCTTCTTATGGAGTATGTTGACGGCTTCGTGCTGGACGACGTCCCCTCCTTGCCGATCCCGAAACTGGTCGCCGTCTTTCGCCGAGTGGCCGACGCGATGGCCCACATGCACCGCCGGGGGGTCTACCACGGCGACCTGAAGCCGGGGAACCTGATGATCTCGAAATCCGGCGAGGTCAAGGTCATCGACTTCGGCACCGCCTGGATCCGAGGCGAAGACAAGGCCCGAGTCCAGGGCACTCCCTACTACATGGCGCCCGAACAAGCCTCGGATCGCATCGTCGACGAGAAGACCGATCTCTACAACTTCGGCGCGACGATGTATCGCATGTTCACCGGCGAGTATGCCAACCTCGGCATTCCGGGGCTCGACAACGGTCGACTCAATCGCGCTCGAATGAAAACCCCCGCCGCGCTGGTGGCAGAGATTCCGAAATCGCTGAGCGATCTGATCATGCAGTGCATCGCACCGAAACCTGATCGCCGGCCTTCGGGAATGGCTGAAGTGCGCGACCGCCTCGATGAAATCGCCGCCGAACTGGGTTCCGAGGCCGATGACCTGACGGACTCGGATGTCCTCGACTAA
- a CDS encoding SPFH domain-containing protein: MATIDRRGPQGRGEGGPPSRWSGLVVGLIAALVVGGWFLYGACRLEVGKGKQAVLIRKVGHNLEPGMEIAAAWTKERGYTKGVQPDVLTEGRFFYNPLFWDWEITDQFQVPEGKCAVTVSLVGDELPEGRVLADETQKGIRPGVIEAGARVAYNPYTTEFLIFDPVDVPTGSRGVVTLLSGQTPKDPNVVLVDEGERGVQLKTLPPGKYFINPFEQRISVVDCRTRIFGLNEDADITFLSADGFNISLDGAVTFRVSEERAAEVFVLYNEDFNGEAIDDEIIAKIITPYARSICRVNGSKLDAVQFISGDDRELFQQDLESTLSARCEDQGIEILQVAVTSASAPEEIRAPVRAREVAKQQLEQFLQEKLQQESQAELRVKNLLAEQKARLIEAEQEVVEKTTKAMQDQEVAVTEGEQRLAVTQTQLEAARNRAAALRSEAQASADVIRFKNEAELAGLALRVTAFGGDGGSLARNVLIGKLAPAFQSILSNSDGPFMELFGSFVSDTPTPGLTPMPAPSPRSPDPSAGSDPLANGDTDTSESLPNNPFRTAETNR, encoded by the coding sequence ATGGCAACAATTGATCGACGCGGTCCCCAGGGCCGTGGCGAAGGTGGGCCACCCTCTCGCTGGTCCGGTCTTGTGGTGGGCCTGATCGCCGCCCTGGTCGTGGGTGGGTGGTTTCTGTACGGTGCATGTCGTCTTGAAGTCGGCAAGGGGAAGCAAGCCGTCCTGATCCGCAAGGTGGGGCACAATCTGGAACCCGGCATGGAGATCGCCGCGGCCTGGACCAAGGAGCGCGGCTACACCAAGGGAGTCCAGCCCGACGTCCTGACCGAAGGCCGCTTCTTCTACAATCCGCTCTTCTGGGATTGGGAAATTACCGATCAGTTCCAGGTTCCCGAAGGCAAATGCGCGGTGACGGTCTCCCTGGTCGGCGATGAGCTCCCGGAAGGTCGGGTGCTGGCCGACGAGACACAGAAAGGCATCCGTCCCGGTGTGATCGAAGCGGGAGCCCGGGTCGCCTACAACCCTTACACCACCGAATTCCTCATCTTCGATCCGGTCGATGTGCCGACCGGCTCCCGAGGCGTCGTGACCTTGCTCTCTGGCCAAACCCCGAAAGACCCGAACGTCGTGCTGGTCGATGAGGGGGAACGCGGCGTTCAGCTCAAGACCCTGCCCCCCGGCAAGTACTTCATCAACCCCTTCGAGCAGCGGATCAGCGTCGTCGATTGCCGGACCCGCATCTTCGGGCTCAACGAGGACGCGGACATCACCTTCCTCTCGGCCGACGGCTTCAACATCTCGCTCGATGGCGCGGTCACCTTCCGCGTCTCCGAGGAACGGGCCGCCGAGGTCTTCGTCCTCTACAACGAAGATTTCAACGGCGAAGCCATCGACGATGAAATCATCGCCAAGATCATCACCCCGTATGCCCGTTCCATCTGCCGGGTCAACGGCTCGAAGCTCGACGCCGTGCAGTTCATCTCCGGCGACGACCGAGAGCTTTTCCAGCAAGACCTGGAGAGCACGCTCTCGGCCCGTTGCGAGGATCAAGGCATTGAAATTCTCCAGGTCGCCGTCACGTCGGCCTCGGCCCCCGAGGAGATCCGCGCCCCGGTCCGAGCCCGAGAAGTCGCCAAGCAACAGCTCGAACAGTTCCTCCAGGAGAAACTTCAGCAAGAGTCTCAGGCCGAGCTCCGGGTCAAGAACCTGCTTGCCGAGCAAAAGGCCCGCCTGATCGAGGCCGAGCAAGAGGTCGTCGAGAAGACCACCAAGGCGATGCAGGATCAGGAGGTCGCCGTGACCGAGGGCGAGCAGCGGCTCGCCGTCACCCAGACCCAGCTCGAAGCGGCCAGGAACCGGGCCGCCGCCCTGCGGTCCGAGGCCCAGGCGTCGGCCGATGTCATCCGATTCAAGAACGAGGCGGAACTGGCCGGCCTCGCCCTCCGCGTGACAGCCTTTGGCGGTGACGGTGGATCGCTCGCCCGGAACGTTCTCATCGGGAAACTCGCTCCCGCGTTCCAGTCGATCCTCTCGAACTCCGACGGCCCGTTCATGGAGCTGTTCGGCTCCTTTGTCTCGGACACTCCGACCCCTGGTCTGACCCCAATGCCAGCGCCATCCCCTCGATCACCCGACCCGTCCGCGGGCAGTGATCCCCTGGCGAATGGTGACACCGACACCTCCGAGTCGCTCCCCAACAATCCCTTCCGAACTGCGGAGACGAACCGATGA
- a CDS encoding SPFH domain-containing protein: MNPRTLQRLIGVAVTLTALFVGGYLIAWKWVVCRVEVPPGESLLLTYRGPFPPLRSVPTAPRGTLVELDQRGRPQQVGILQNMLGPGRHFINPLEYKYERIKDTLVKPGEIGVLTAKFGEQLPQGQYLADREGQRGIQRKVLTPGRYRINSYAYDTEILPVNACVKTNGGVQHQAGDALLIPAGYVGVVTNRSEDLRTSARRGTLDDVLQPGIYYLNPYATQIDILSIGYNETTLSVEAEVGPDGKPLYKAIEPVGVDSAAPLGRDPVYRKDKGIWFLSRDGFDIFLDFTTIWGILPDQAPDVIRRFGKSSEEEQNVLKVVEEQVVLPDIGSICRINGSRHGAVDLLIGDSREAFQTDTSEELEASLKQKNMTLLFGLPRQIYVPAEVREPIQRSKIATEVKLTNEQKQLTAEAEGDLLEAKAKVTLEERRVAAETEKLFASALAEGEKQARQIEAETEKLVAELDAQTAAIQADITTTIGEAEAEKVELTNAAQAERYQRYVETLGGPEAYNRYLFAENLPDDLRLGIFHAGPGTFWTDLRGFEQALLGKLASDSIAPGSSPDDLPASSPSVPRPASVRSSDRR, from the coding sequence ATGAACCCCCGAACGCTTCAACGCCTGATCGGGGTGGCCGTGACCCTGACGGCCCTCTTCGTCGGCGGCTACCTGATCGCCTGGAAGTGGGTCGTTTGCCGCGTCGAGGTCCCTCCCGGCGAGAGCCTCTTGCTGACCTACCGAGGCCCCTTCCCGCCCCTCCGATCGGTGCCGACCGCTCCCCGAGGAACGCTCGTCGAACTGGACCAGCGCGGTCGTCCTCAGCAGGTCGGCATTCTCCAAAATATGCTCGGGCCAGGACGGCACTTCATCAACCCACTCGAATACAAGTACGAACGGATCAAGGATACCCTCGTCAAGCCGGGGGAGATCGGCGTTCTCACCGCCAAGTTCGGTGAGCAATTGCCACAAGGCCAGTACCTCGCCGATCGTGAAGGCCAGCGCGGCATTCAGCGGAAAGTGCTGACTCCCGGTCGATACCGGATCAATTCCTACGCCTACGACACAGAAATTCTTCCCGTCAACGCCTGCGTGAAAACCAATGGCGGCGTCCAGCACCAGGCTGGAGACGCCCTTCTGATTCCCGCGGGCTACGTTGGAGTCGTCACGAACCGCTCGGAGGATCTCCGAACCTCCGCTCGGCGTGGAACCCTCGATGACGTGCTTCAACCAGGCATCTACTACCTGAACCCTTATGCCACTCAGATCGACATCCTCAGCATTGGCTACAACGAGACAACCCTCTCGGTTGAGGCCGAGGTTGGACCCGATGGCAAGCCTCTCTACAAGGCGATCGAGCCCGTCGGCGTCGATTCGGCAGCCCCCCTGGGCCGCGATCCGGTCTACCGAAAAGACAAGGGCATCTGGTTCCTCTCACGTGATGGCTTCGACATCTTCCTGGACTTCACGACCATCTGGGGCATCCTCCCCGATCAGGCCCCCGACGTCATCCGACGCTTCGGCAAGTCCAGTGAAGAGGAACAGAACGTCTTGAAGGTCGTCGAGGAACAGGTTGTCCTGCCGGATATCGGCTCGATCTGCCGGATCAACGGCTCCCGGCATGGTGCCGTCGACCTTCTCATCGGTGACAGCCGAGAAGCCTTCCAGACCGATACCTCCGAGGAACTGGAAGCCTCGTTGAAGCAAAAGAACATGACACTCCTGTTCGGTTTGCCTCGCCAGATTTATGTCCCGGCCGAGGTCCGAGAGCCGATTCAGCGTTCCAAGATCGCGACCGAAGTGAAGTTGACCAACGAGCAGAAACAGCTCACCGCCGAGGCCGAAGGCGACCTGCTGGAGGCCAAGGCCAAGGTTACCCTTGAGGAACGTCGGGTCGCCGCCGAAACCGAAAAACTGTTTGCCTCTGCCCTGGCTGAGGGTGAAAAGCAAGCCCGGCAAATCGAGGCCGAAACCGAAAAACTCGTTGCCGAACTCGACGCGCAGACCGCCGCCATTCAGGCGGACATTACCACCACCATCGGCGAGGCCGAGGCGGAGAAGGTCGAGTTGACCAACGCCGCGCAGGCCGAGCGTTACCAACGCTACGTCGAGACGCTCGGAGGCCCCGAGGCCTACAACCGTTACCTCTTTGCCGAGAACCTACCCGACGATCTCCGCCTCGGCATCTTCCACGCAGGACCGGGCACCTTCTGGACGGATCTTCGCGGCTTCGAGCAAGCCTTGCTCGGCAAGCTCGCATCCGATTCGATCGCGCCGGGATCTTCGCCCGATGATCTCCCTGCTTCCAGCCCGAGCGTGCCTCGGCCTGCATCCGTCCGCAGCTCGGATCGACGCTGA